The DNA segment CATGCAGTTCCAGACGCTGGCCTCGCCGGAGAGGTTGTTCCAGAACTTGAGGGTCATGATCTGGGCGTCGGGCGCCATGCCGCACTGTGTGCCCTGCGTGCCGTCGCCGGCGACGGTGCCCGCGACGTGTGAGCCGTGGAAGTTGTTGTCGTTGACGTTGTTGTTGTTGTTCTCGAAGTTCCAGCCGTAGACGTCGTCGATGAAGCCGTTGCCGTCGTCGTCGATGCCGTTGCCCGGGATCTCGCCGGGGTTCGTCCAGAGTTGGTTCTTGATGTCGGGGTGGGTGAGGCAGGTGCCGGTGTCAATGACGCCGACGATGACGCCCTGGCCGGTGTTGCCCTGCGCCCAGACCTGCGGGGCCTTCATGACGTTCACGCCGCACTCGATCGCGGCGGTGACGGGATCGTCGCCCTTGATGACAGGGAAGACCTCAGGCCCGACGAGCGCCTCGCGGTGGACGAAGGCGACGTCGTCGCGCGCGGCGAGAGCGGCCTCGAGTTCGGGCGTCACGTGGGCCGCGACGGCGTTGGTCAGCCAGAGCGACCAGATGTTGTCGGCCTTGCCGTTCGCCGCTGCCGCCTCGAGCTCGGCGAGCACCCCGCCCTGAGTCTCCTGCGCCACCTGCTGGAGCGTGGAGATCACGATCTGGCGGCGCAGTTCCTTGTTGTTGAGGTTGCGGAGCAGTTGCACGTCGAAGGGCGGCGCCTGCTCCTTCATCACGATGACGACCGGCGTCAGCCCGTTGATCTCGACCCGCTCCAGCTGCTGGCCGCTCACCAGCGCGGGCGCGCCGACCACGGCGCACAGCCCGACCACTCCCAGCAATGACTTCTTCCTCCGCATGGCATGCTCCTGTCTTCGTGTCGCCCGGAGCGGAACCCATGGCCGGGTATTGCGTCCTCCCCGGAACCCGCCGGGTGAGTCGTCCGCCCCGTCTGACGCCACTGTACCGGATCATCCCGGACGAAGAAACGCCTATTTCCACACACCGCAACTTTCCTTCTCCGCCACTCGCCGTGCCCGAGCCGACGAACAGCACCGGCAAGGGGAACCCCCTTCCCTATACTCTCGGCCCCCGCGGGGGTACCGGAGCCGATCGGACATGCTCAAGCGAACCCACTCCTGCGGCCAGCTCCGCGAGGAGCACGTCGGACAGACCGCCACACTCGCCGGATGGGTGAACTCGTACCGGTCCCACGGGCAGGGCCTGGTCTTCGTGGACCTGCGTGACCGGGACGGCATCACCCAACTGGTCTTCGAAACCGAGGACGCACCGGCTGAGGTCGTCCGGGCAGCGGACAAGGTCCGCAACGAGGACGTGATCGCCGTGCGGGGCGAGGTGCGCCTGCGCAAGGGTGGGCCGAACCCGAAACTGGCCACCGGGCGGGTTGAACTGGTGGTCAAAGCACTCGATGTTCTGGCGAAGACGGACAACCCGCCATTCCTGCCGAGCGACGAGGAGAACCTTCCCGCCGAGGAGACGCGGCTGCGTTATCGGTACCTGGACCTGCGCCGGCCGCGGATGCAGCGGACTCTTCGACTGCGGCACCGGGTGGCAAAGGTGACGCGGGACTACTTCGACGAGCAGGGCTTCACGGAGGTGGAGACGCCGATCCTGTGCAAGAGCACGCCGGAGGGGGCGCGGGACTTCATCGTGCCGAGCAGGCTGCAGCCGGGCATGTGGTACGCGCTGCCGCAAAGCCCGCAGTTGTTCAAGCAGATCCTGATGGTGGCGGGGTTCGAGAAGTACCTGCAGGTGTGCCGGTGCTTCCGCGACGAGGACCCGCGCGCGGACCGGCAGGCTGAGTTCACGCAGATCGACCTCGAGATGTCGTTCGTCGAGCGCGAGGACGTGATGGCGGTGATGGAGGGGTTCGCGCGCCGCCTGTGGGGCGAGGTCGCGGGGATCGACGTGCCGCCGATGCAGCGCATGACGTACCGCGAGGCGATGGACCGCTTCGGGATCGACCGCCCCGACACGCGGTTCGGGCTGGAACTCGTGGACGTCTCAGACCTGGCGCGGCGCACCGATTTCAAGGTCTTCCACGATGCCATCGCCAAGCGCAGGGGCGTGGTGAAGGCGATCCGCGTGCCGGGCGGCGCGGAGAAACTCACCCGCAAACTGACGGACGGGTACTCGGAGTTCGTCAAGCAGTTCGGCGCGGGCGGTGTGCCGGTCGTGAAACTGACCGGCGCTGGCCTGGAGACCGGCATCGCCCGGTTCCTCGAACCGGTGAAGGACGAACTGATCGCGCGGCTCGGCCTGCTGCCGGGCGACACCGCGCTCTTCGGGGCGGACTCGTACTCGGTATGCACGAAGTCGATGGGCGAGCTGCGCCTGCGCGTGGCGCGCGATCTCGGGATGATCCCGGAAGACCGGTGGAACTTCCTCTGGGTCGTGGACTTCCCGATGTTCGAGTTCGACGAGAAGGAGGGGCGGTTCTTCGCCATGCACCACCCGTTCACCGCCCCGAACCCGGACCAGGTCGAGGCGTTCCTCGCGGCGAGAGCCGACGACCGCGACACAATCGAGGGGATCGTCTCGGCGGGGTACGACCTGGTGCTCAACGGGTCCGAGATCGGAGGGGGGTCGATCCGTATCCACCGGCGCGAGGTGCAGGAGAAGGTCTTCGGGCTGCTGGGCATCTCGCCGGAGGAGGCGAAGATCAAGTTCTCGTTCCTGCTCGACGCGCTGCGCTTCGGCGCGCCGCCGCACGGCGGGATCGCGTTCGGGCTGGACCGGCTGGTGATGCACTTGGCGGGAACGGACAACATCCGCGACGTCATCGCGTTCCCGAAGACGCAGATCGGGGCGGACCTGATGACCGGCGCGCCGGGGCCGGTCTCGCCGGAACAACTCGTCGAACTGCACGTGCGGGGGACGTATGAGGGGGAGTGAGAGAGTCCGCAAGTGACGGAGTGACGGAGAGCGTGAGACGGCGACTGGGTTCCCTCGCTCCCTCTCAGCCTGGATCCCTTGTTTCCTTGATTTCTCGACCCCTTCCCCCGTGCCTTCCGAAGGAGCCGCCATGCGCATCCGAATGACGACCTCGATGGGCGACGTCGTGCTCGAACTCGACACAGAGAACGCGCCCGTCACCACGGAGAACTTCCTGGCCTACGTGGACGACGGGCACTACGACGGCACGATCTTCCACCGCGTGATCGACGGGTTCATGATCCAGGGCGGCGGGTTCACGCCGGACATGAAGCAGAAGCGGACGCGACCGGGCATCGCCAACGAATGGCGCAACGGGCTGAAGAACCGGCGGGGGACGATCGCCATGGCGCGGCTCGGGGGCAAGCCGGACTCGGCCACCGCCCAGTTCTTCATCAACGTCAAGGACAATGCCTTCCTCGACCAGCCGCAGAGCGACGGCGCGGCCTACGCGGTGTTCGGAAAGGTGGTCGAGGGGATGGACGTGGTTGACCGCATCAAGGGCGTGCGCACCGGCAGCAAGGGCGGGCACGACGACGTGCCGGTCCAGCTGGTCGTGATCGAGAGCGTGTCGCGGGACTGAACGCGGGAGCGACAACGGACAGCCGACAGCGGACTTTCGATCCGCTCACCCGCTTCAGCGCTCCGTCAGTTCAGCCCGTACTTGAGGATGCACCAGACGGCGGCCACGCCGTCGCGCCAGGTGATCTTCTTGCCCTCGGCGTAGGTTCGTCCGGCGTAACTCACCGGCACCTCGTAGATGCGGGCGGGGCGTGTCTCGCCCTCGCGGTCCTCGTGCTGCAGGCGGAGGCGGGCGAGTTTGGCGACCAGTTCCGGCTCGACGCCGAAGCGGTTCTCCTCGATGCGGATGCGCTCCAGGGCCTCGCGCCTGAAGGCCTTGAAGCAGCACTCGATGTCGGAGAGGTTGAGGTTCGTCAGCATGTTGCTGAGCGTGGTAATCACGCGGTTCGCCACCGAGTGCCAGTAGTAGAGGACGCGGTGCGCCTGCCCCTGGAAGCGCGTGCCGATGACGGCATCCGCCCGCCCGTCGAGGATCGGCCGCAGCAGCGCGGCGTGGTCGGCGGGGTCGTACTCGAGATCCGCGTCGTGGACGAGCACGACGTCCGCGCCGTCGGCGAGGGCCGCCGCGAAGCCGGAACGCAACGCCGCTCCCTTGCCCATGTTGCGCTTGTGGATCACCGTCAGCACGTCGGGTCGCTCGCCGAGGAGGCGCACGATGCGCGGCGTGTCGTCGGTCGAGCCGTCGTCAACCAGGATCAGGCGGCGTTCGAGGGGTTGCGAGCCGCCTGTGGTGGCTGGCGCCGGCACGGCGTCGAGGCGAGCGACCGCCTCGGCGAGCGTCGCCTCCTCGTTGAACACAGGCATGACCACGGCCAGGCGCACGGAGAGGAGCGTATCGCGGACACCCCGGCCCCGCCCGAAACCCGGCCGTGCGCGACCCGTACACTCACGCCGTGCCCGCGCGCCAACGCCCTGCCCCCGCCTTGCTGCTGCTCGCTGCCTTCGTCGCGGCGGCGTGCCCCCCCCTTGTGTCGGCCCAGCGACTGGACCTCGGGGGCGTGCGCGTGCCGGAGCGGGGTGAAGGTCGGGCCGCGCTGGCGGTCGCCGCTCTCATGGAGGATCAGGCGCGGACCATCGAGGCCCGCGACACCACGGCCCCGGCGCGGGTGCGGGTGGCGGCCCGGCGTCTGGCGGCCGCGCTGATCCGCTCGGGGGAGGAGGCCGGCGAGCGGGGGAGCGTGCGCGTGCTGACCGGACGGACGCTCGCGGGCAGAATGGCCGACCTCGATTCGCTGCTGACAAACCCGACCACCCTGCCGGAGCCGATGCTGCACGCGGCGGCGGATGAGCTCTTGCTGCTGGGCGCGGCGGTACCGCCGGATGACAACGAACTGGACCGGGCGATCCGCGATGCCCTCGCGCCGCTGACGACGCTGGCGGGCAGGCCGAACGAAGCGACCGGGTGGTTCGTCGAGGGCGAGCGTGGGCTGCCGGACGGCGCATCACTGGGCTGGCTCGCCGATGCGCTCGACGGGCTGTCGGCCGGTGGGTCGCTCTCGGACGATGCGGCGCGGGCCGTTGGCGCGCTGAGCGAACGAACACGACTCGCGGCGGGGTGGCCTGCGTACGCGCGGTCGGCGGCGGCGGCGGCACGCGCTGCACTGGACACCCACGCAGCCATCGAATCGCTGCCGGCATGGGTGACACGGGAGGGGCGCGGGCGGCTGCGAGACGACCTCGACCGAGCGCTCATCGCGCTGACGAACGCCTCGCTCGCGCCGTCGGCGATGGCTTCACTGCGCGAGCTCCGCACGCTGGCCTCGATCGCGGCGAGAATGGACGCCATCGACGCGGCACGTCCCGGCTCGAGGCAGGCGCGCGAAGCCTGGCTGCGCCTCGTCGCGGCCGACCCGAACGACCCGAGGCGTGTCGGCGCGGCGCCAGCGCGGATCGGTGCGGCAATGGACCGGGCGCTCTCGCTGGTGGAATCGCGGGCCGCGCTGCCGGACGAATCGACGGTGGCGCGGCAGGTCCGGCCCGCGCTGCGCTCGCTGGCCGACGCGACACGCGACGGCGAGCCGCGCGTGCTGGCGGTGCTGGCGAGCATGCTTGAGCAGCCCGACCCAGCGACCGACCCGGCGATCATGGCCGCCCTGAACGCCCAGCAACGTGCGGTGGACGATGCGCGAATGCTGCTCGCGCTGAACCGGCTCCTGTGCGAGTGGGTCGGTTCCGGCGCGCCCGGCGAGGCGCCGACGCCGGAGAGCGAGCCGCGCACGCGAGAGCCGACGCCGGTGCGCGCCATGCTGCCGCTGGCGGAGCGCGTGCGCGCGCTTGGGGTCGAACTCGGCCGGCCCGCGTCTCGCGACGCCGCGCTCGCGGAGTTGCGGACGCTGGCCGAGACTGCCCCGCTGCTCTTCGACATGCCCGGACTCGCAGAACTGACGGCCGACCCGAACGAACGCGGGTGGCGCGAGGCGACGGGCGGGCGTGGAGACGAGATCGTGCGTGCCGCGGCGGCGGCGCGGGCGGCGTGGGTCGAGTCGGCCTCGTCGGATCGCCTCGCGGACCGGCGCAGCGCAGACACGGAACGTCTGCGGACGCTCGCGGCGACGCTGGCGGCGCAGCGCGATGCGGCGTCCTACCTGCGGCTGGTCGCGTCGTCGTCACCCATGCCCGGTGCGGCGCAGTCGTGGCCGGGGTGGGAGCTCTCGGCGCGCGGGCTGGCTGCGCTCGGGCCGCGCGTGCGGGCGGAATCGCCCTCGCGCGCGCTCTCGCTGCGAGATGAAGCCCCGGCCGCCCTGCTGGCGGGCAGGCTCGAACGGCTGGCGGCGGCACGGGGGATCGGCGCTCGACGCGACCTGTTCCACGAGGTCGCGATCGGACCTCCGCGCGATGGTTCCTGGCTCGCAGATCGTCGCGGCGCGCTCGCGGCGGTCTGCCGGTACGCGGAGGAAGCGGTGCACGCGGCGGCATCGAACGAGCCGAGCCGAGCCGAGGAACTGCTGCGCTACGTCAACGACCGCGCGAAGCCGCTGCTGGCTTCGCTGCCCGAGGAGTGACCGTAGACGCGGTGAACGCGCAAGCCCTGACGCTCGTAGACCCCGCGGCGTTCCCAGACCGCACTCTCGTGCAGGAACGTGCTGATGAGCACGTCGGTCGCGCCCGTGAGCGCGGCATCGGTGGGCGCGACGACGGGAACGCCGCGGATCGCCCCTCCCTGGCGGGCGGGGTCGTCGTCGCTGAAGGCGACGACGCAGGCGGGCGACTCGGCGAGCACTTCGGCGAGTTCGGTCGTGTGCCGTCCCGCACCGTGGACGACGATGCGCCGACCGGCGAGGCGGTCCAGCACCGCTCGCATCCGTTCGGCCGCGTCTGCGGGCACGGTCGTAAACGCGACCGCACGGTCCTGCGCCCAGCGGCGCGCCGGCGCGGCGGCGCAGCCGTCGAGGATCGCGGCGTACGCGCCGGCCATGCGCTCGACGCTGAAGCAGTCGCGAGCACGCTTCGCCGCGGCCGCACCGGCGCGGTGCGGGCCGGCGCGGATCGCCCGCTGAACAGCGTCGGCCATCGCGTCGCCCGTCGCGGCGTCGTCCCCGTCGTCGGCGTCGACGAGGAAGCCGGTCACGCCCTCGGTGATCTGCTCCCCCGCGCCGGAGGCGGTGCGCGTGATGACCGGCGTGCAACCGCGCGCCATGGCTTCGAGCACGGAGACGCTCAGCCCCTCGTAGCGCGATGCGAGAACGAAGAGATCGGCGGCGTCGAGCAACGCGGCGATACCCGCGGGCGAGCGCGGCGGGAGGCGGCGCACCCACGAGCGGCTCGCGCAGGCCGCGTCGATCTCGGGGCAGGCAGGCCCGTCGCCGACCAACGCGAGTTCGTGCGCGACGCCGCGGGCGGCGAGCGCATCGGACATGGCGACGAGCGATCGCACCCGCTTCTGCTCGTGCTCGATGCGCCCCGCGTAGAGCAGACGAACCGGACGCCCGGCGAGCGGCGGGCGCGGCGCGGCGACGCCCGACGCCTCCACACCGTAGGGAATGCGGTGCACGTCGGCGGCCCGCGCGGGCAGGTTGCGGCGCAATCGGTCGGTGATCCGCTCGCTCACGCCGACGAAGGCATGGACGATCGGCTCGAAATGGGCGCACACGGCGTCGTTGTAGGCAAGGTCGGAGTGGTGGACGGCGATCGTGCGGACGGCGTCGGCGTGTGCGCGCGTGAGTTCGGCCGCGACGGCGTAGCACTCGCCGACCAGGTTCGGGCTGAGCACGACCGGACCGCCGGGGCGCGCCCCGAGCGAACGCGCCGCGGCCAGGTATGCCGGCGCGAACGCGCCCCCTCCCTCGGCGTCGAGGCGGGGCAGGCGGCGCAGGTCGAAGATGCGCACACCGGGGTGGAGGGCGACGTCGATGGGTCGCTGACCGGGCGGCTCGGGGTGGAGGACGAGGCCGCACACCCGCCCGGAGGCGGCGAGCGCGGACGCGAGCCGCACGGCCCAGGTGGTGACGCCGCTGGCGTTCAGGCCGTCGGGGAGCGCGATGAGGAGCGGCGCGCCCCACGTCATGCATCGGCCCTCGGGGCGAGGAGCGTGCGGAAGCGGCGAGCGTCGCTCGATCTCATGGGCATCCTCCGGGTTGCCACCCTCATCGGCCGATGAGAGAGCGCGGGTGCAGGGAATGGGTCGGGAGTCGGGGCGCGGGGAGCGGGGGTTCCGTGCCCCGAGCACGGCCAGAGGTGGTCGTGAGTGAGCGGAACGATGAGACGCGAGCGTGTTCGAGCGGTCGGGTTGGCGCGCGAGTGCGAGCGCCGTACGCTCGCGGTTCGTTGGGCATGGGCGGATGGATGGAGGCGCGGCGTATGCGCGCCGCTCACGCCTCGGCTGTGCCGATGACGACCTCCGCGGGCGGGACGTGCCAGACCGCCTGCTGGGCGCGGCCCTCGGCGAGGTACCACTTGACCATGCGGTCGATGCCCTCTCGCAGAGGGACGCGAGCCTTGAAGCCGGCGGCGATGACCTTGTCGGCCTCGAACTTCGTCTGCGTGGAAAAAAGTTTGCGCACCCGCGCCCCCGAGATCGGCAGGTTCCTGCCCGTGAGGGCGATCACCGCGTCAAAGGGCAGGGCGAGGGCGAGGCCGACCCAGAGCGGGAGGCGCGGGGGTCGCTTGCGGCCGAGCGAGTGGCAAACGGCCGCCGTGATCTCCGCGCTGGTCAGGTCCGGCTTGTCGATGTAGTTGAAGACCTCGAAGGGGGCACGCGCGCCCGCGGCACGCCCCCACAGATAGAGCGTGGCGTCGACGATGTTCTCGATGTACGAGAGGCTCTTGACGTTCGTGCCCGCGCCGAACTCGAGATAGCGGCCCGAGGCGGCCTGGCGGATGAGCGAGTACATGTTGGCGAAGTTGCGCGGGCCGAAGGTAACTGTCGGGCGGATGACGAGGCATCGGCGGCCCTCGCCGCGCGCGGTCCAGGCCTCGAAGACCCGCTCGCCGGCGAGTTTGCTCTCGCCGTAAGGCGAGTTGGGGCGTTTCTCGG comes from the Synechococcales cyanobacterium CNB genome and includes:
- the aspS gene encoding aspartate--tRNA ligase, coding for MLKRTHSCGQLREEHVGQTATLAGWVNSYRSHGQGLVFVDLRDRDGITQLVFETEDAPAEVVRAADKVRNEDVIAVRGEVRLRKGGPNPKLATGRVELVVKALDVLAKTDNPPFLPSDEENLPAEETRLRYRYLDLRRPRMQRTLRLRHRVAKVTRDYFDEQGFTEVETPILCKSTPEGARDFIVPSRLQPGMWYALPQSPQLFKQILMVAGFEKYLQVCRCFRDEDPRADRQAEFTQIDLEMSFVEREDVMAVMEGFARRLWGEVAGIDVPPMQRMTYREAMDRFGIDRPDTRFGLELVDVSDLARRTDFKVFHDAIAKRRGVVKAIRVPGGAEKLTRKLTDGYSEFVKQFGAGGVPVVKLTGAGLETGIARFLEPVKDELIARLGLLPGDTALFGADSYSVCTKSMGELRLRVARDLGMIPEDRWNFLWVVDFPMFEFDEKEGRFFAMHHPFTAPNPDQVEAFLAARADDRDTIEGIVSAGYDLVLNGSEIGGGSIRIHRREVQEKVFGLLGISPEEAKIKFSFLLDALRFGAPPHGGIAFGLDRLVMHLAGTDNIRDVIAFPKTQIGADLMTGAPGPVSPEQLVELHVRGTYEGE
- a CDS encoding peptidyl-prolyl cis-trans isomerase, whose translation is MRIRMTTSMGDVVLELDTENAPVTTENFLAYVDDGHYDGTIFHRVIDGFMIQGGGFTPDMKQKRTRPGIANEWRNGLKNRRGTIAMARLGGKPDSATAQFFINVKDNAFLDQPQSDGAAYAVFGKVVEGMDVVDRIKGVRTGSKGGHDDVPVQLVVIESVSRD
- a CDS encoding glycosyltransferase family 2 protein; its protein translation is MPVFNEEATLAEAVARLDAVPAPATTGGSQPLERRLILVDDGSTDDTPRIVRLLGERPDVLTVIHKRNMGKGAALRSGFAAALADGADVVLVHDADLEYDPADHAALLRPILDGRADAVIGTRFQGQAHRVLYYWHSVANRVITTLSNMLTNLNLSDIECCFKAFRREALERIRIEENRFGVEPELVAKLARLRLQHEDREGETRPARIYEVPVSYAGRTYAEGKKITWRDGVAAVWCILKYGLN
- a CDS encoding glycosyltransferase, which produces MTWGAPLLIALPDGLNASGVTTWAVRLASALAASGRVCGLVLHPEPPGQRPIDVALHPGVRIFDLRRLPRLDAEGGGAFAPAYLAAARSLGARPGGPVVLSPNLVGECYAVAAELTRAHADAVRTIAVHHSDLAYNDAVCAHFEPIVHAFVGVSERITDRLRRNLPARAADVHRIPYGVEASGVAAPRPPLAGRPVRLLYAGRIEHEQKRVRSLVAMSDALAARGVAHELALVGDGPACPEIDAACASRSWVRRLPPRSPAGIAALLDAADLFVLASRYEGLSVSVLEAMARGCTPVITRTASGAGEQITEGVTGFLVDADDGDDAATGDAMADAVQRAIRAGPHRAGAAAAKRARDCFSVERMAGAYAAILDGCAAAPARRWAQDRAVAFTTVPADAAERMRAVLDRLAGRRIVVHGAGRHTTELAEVLAESPACVVAFSDDDPARQGGAIRGVPVVAPTDAALTGATDVLISTFLHESAVWERRGVYERQGLRVHRVYGHSSGSEASSGFARSLT
- a CDS encoding NAD(P)-dependent oxidoreductase → MVVGAVVGVSGAWRGSGGVKVLVTGGSGFIGSFFIDHFRRTGTPYVIMDLVDPPFDTSGGSFIKGDIRDPAAVRRAMVGCDRVLHLAAAHHDFGIARDTYFSVNEIGSKVMCEELDRAGVRECCFYSTVAVYGDAPEPHFEDSEKRPNSPYGESKLAGERVFEAWTARGEGRRCLVIRPTVTFGPRNFANMYSLIRQAASGRYLEFGAGTNVKSLSYIENIVDATLYLWGRAAGARAPFEVFNYIDKPDLTSAEITAAVCHSLGRKRPPRLPLWVGLALALPFDAVIALTGRNLPISGARVRKLFSTQTKFEADKVIAAGFKARVPLREGIDRMVKWYLAEGRAQQAVWHVPPAEVVIGTAEA